From Symphalangus syndactylus isolate Jambi chromosome 17, NHGRI_mSymSyn1-v2.1_pri, whole genome shotgun sequence, one genomic window encodes:
- the RPL22L1 gene encoding ribosomal protein eL22-like isoform X1: MAYSRRAAHWFPRLPAYALLPLSFPGGDNLTLSARDAARSGINTDRAAVASSLLARPTRKMAPQKDKKPKRSTWKFNLDLTHPVEDGIFDSGNFEQFLREKVKVNGKTGNLGNVVHIERFKNKITVVSEKQFSKRYLKYLTKKYLKKNNLRDWLRVVASDKETYELRYFQISQDEDESESED, encoded by the exons ATGGCCTACTCTCGTCGGGCAGCGCACTGGTTTCCTCGGTTACCTGCCTACGCGCTCCTCCCGCTTTCTTTTCCGGGCGGCGACAATCTGACGCTCTCAGCGCGTGACGCAGCACGCTCTGGCATAAATACAGACCGCGCGGCCGTAGCTTCCTCTCTGCTCGCGCGTCCGACTCGCAAGATGGCGCCG CAGAAAGACAAGAAGCCCAAGAGGTCAACCTGGAAGTTTAATTTGGACCTTACTCATCCAGTAGAAGATGGAATTTTTGATTCTGGAAATTTT gaGCAATTTCTACGGGAGAAGGTTAAAGTCAATGGCAAAACTGGAAATCTCGGGAATGTTGTTCACATTGAACGCTTCAAGAATAAAATCACAGTTGTTTCTGAGAAACAGTTCTCTAAAAG gtatttGAAATACCTTACCAAGAAATACCTTAAGAAGAACAATCTTCGTGATTGGCTTCGAGTGGTTGCATCTGACAAGGAGACCTACGAACTTCGTTACTTCCAGATTAGTCAAGATGAAGATGAATCAGAGTCGGAGGACTAG
- the RPL22L1 gene encoding ribosomal protein eL22-like isoform X2 has translation MAYSRRAAHWFPRLPAYALLPLSFPGGDNLTLSARDAARSGINTDRAAVASSLLARPTRKMAPKDKKPKRSTWKFNLDLTHPVEDGIFDSGNFEQFLREKVKVNGKTGNLGNVVHIERFKNKITVVSEKQFSKRYLKYLTKKYLKKNNLRDWLRVVASDKETYELRYFQISQDEDESESED, from the exons ATGGCCTACTCTCGTCGGGCAGCGCACTGGTTTCCTCGGTTACCTGCCTACGCGCTCCTCCCGCTTTCTTTTCCGGGCGGCGACAATCTGACGCTCTCAGCGCGTGACGCAGCACGCTCTGGCATAAATACAGACCGCGCGGCCGTAGCTTCCTCTCTGCTCGCGCGTCCGACTCGCAAGATGGCGCCG AAAGACAAGAAGCCCAAGAGGTCAACCTGGAAGTTTAATTTGGACCTTACTCATCCAGTAGAAGATGGAATTTTTGATTCTGGAAATTTT gaGCAATTTCTACGGGAGAAGGTTAAAGTCAATGGCAAAACTGGAAATCTCGGGAATGTTGTTCACATTGAACGCTTCAAGAATAAAATCACAGTTGTTTCTGAGAAACAGTTCTCTAAAAG gtatttGAAATACCTTACCAAGAAATACCTTAAGAAGAACAATCTTCGTGATTGGCTTCGAGTGGTTGCATCTGACAAGGAGACCTACGAACTTCGTTACTTCCAGATTAGTCAAGATGAAGATGAATCAGAGTCGGAGGACTAG